The proteins below come from a single Torulaspora delbrueckii CBS 1146 chromosome 5, complete genome genomic window:
- the STE11 gene encoding mitogen-activated protein kinase kinase kinase STE11 (similar to Saccharomyces cerevisiae STE11 (YLR362W); ancestral locus Anc_4.202), protein MVSDGAIDTRFIENFLQGLNCEQYLEKFVECRILTPREVRFLDRELLNALGVSKLGDRVRILHRAKQLTGSKSQQDCTSQLNEIIEKIGSLSTAGAPASEELTTEKHSVIFILNDGSAKKVNVNGCFNADSIKKRLIKRLPSRSEEDDSQAIPDYDVFVVDYLKNVLHLLYDVELVTICHSADRSEKNRLIFVSKDQTPSDKAILTSKKLYVKTLSAQHLTQTNANESVSGNALPASSSRLRLDNGKDKIRKIFNQRPPSELISTNLAGYFPHADMRRLEKTLKESFRQSARLSTIQGRTPSKDSNNVGDILLNQSNAVNSALLRTVMQNESSDDSGSNKTTSSTVERRVPDFPNDDRIELWNARPEDQLDEDPDSEIVSLPTKMATPKTWLKGARIGSGSFGTVYLGMNARTGELMAVKQVELQSSAFAAGLVGGSDDKNDLKHEQKLKNASRIHRKMIDALQHEMNLLKDLHHENIVKYYGSSEESGNLNIFLEYVPGGSVSSMLNSYGPFEESLIINFTRQILIGVVYLHRKNIIHRDIKGANILIDIKGCVKITDFGISKKLSPLNKQQNKRASLQGSVYWMAPEVVKQAATTEKADIWSTGCVVIEMFTGRHPFPDFSQMQAIFKIGTSTAPEIPSWATDESKSFLEKTFLLDYKKRPGAADLLQHPWLDAHLI, encoded by the coding sequence ATGGTCTCAGATGGTGCTATTGATACTAGGTTTATTGAGAACTTTTTACAAGGCTTAAATTGTGAACAGTATCTCGAAAAGTTCGTCGAATGCAGGATTCTGACTCCACGAGAGGTAAGATTCCTGGATCGAGAGTTGTTAAATGCATTAGGAGTATCTAAGCTGGGGGATAGGGTGCGGATCTTGCACAGGGCTAAGCAATTGACAGGTTCAAAGTCACAGCAGGATTGTACGAGTCAATTAAATGAGATTATAGAAAAGATTGGTTCGTTATCAACAGCAGGAGCGCCAGCAAGTGAGGAATTGACCACTGAAAAGCACTCGGTGatctttattttgaatgatgGCTCAGCGAAGAAGGTTAATGTGAATGGCTGTTTCAATGCGGACTCTATTAAGAAAAGACTTATCAAGAGATTACCTTCAAGAagtgaagaggatgattcTCAAGCTATTCCGGATTATGATGTCTTTGTTGTTGACTATTTGAAGAACGTCCTACATCTGCTTTATGATGTTGAGTTGGTGACCATTTGTCATTCAGCTGATCGCTCGGAGAAGAACAGGTTGATCTTTGTCTCGAAGGATCAGACCCCTAGTGACAAAGCTATTTTGActtcgaagaaattgtATGTCAAGACTCTGAGTGCTCAGCATTTGACCCAGACAAACGCTAATGAATCTGTTTCTGGGAATGCCTTGCCAGCTTCCAGTTCTCGTTTGCGGTTAGATAATGGTAAGGACAAGATCCGcaagattttcaatcaGAGACCTCCGAGTGAACTCATCTCGACCAACCTGGCTGGTTACTTTCCTCATGCAGATATGAGACGTCTGGAaaaaactttgaaagaatcttttAGGCAGTCAGCAAGGTTATCCACCATTCAGGGCCGAACACCAAGTAAGGATAGCAACAACGTTGGAGATATTCTGCTAAATCAATCTAATGCGGTGAACTCCGCTTTGTTACGAACCGTCATGCAGAATGAAAGCAGTGATGATAGCGGGTCGAACAAAACTACCTCTAGTACAGTGGAACGGCGCGTACCAGATTTCCCAAACGATGATCGTATTGAACTGTGGAATGCTCGTCCTGAAGATCAGCTGGACGAAGATCCAGACAGTGAGATTGTATCTTTACCAACAAAGATGGCTACTCCAAAGACCTGGCTCAAAGGTGCAAGGATTGGCTCCGGAAGTTTTGGTACTGTTTACCTTGGGATGAATGCCCGTACAGGTGAACTAATGGCTGTTAAACAAGTTGAACTACAGTCCAGTGCCTTTGCGGCTGGGCTTGTCGGCGGTTCGGACGACAAGAACGATCTGAAGCATGAgcagaagttgaaaaatgcttCTCGTATACATAGAAAGATGATTGACGCCCTGCAGCATGAAATGAACTTGCTGAAAGATCTACACCACGAAAACATTGTAAAATATTATGGTTCGTCTGAAGAAAGCGGTAACCTAAACATTTTTCTCGAATACGTGCCTGGCGGATCCGTTTCTTCTATGCTTAACAGTTATGGgccatttgaagaatctcttatcatcaattttacGAGACAGATTCTCATTGGTGTGGTCTACCTTCACAGAAAGAACATTATTCACAGAGACATAAAAGGTGCTAACATACTGATAGATATCAAGGGATGTGTAAAGATTACTGATTTTGGTATCTCAAAGAAACTGTCTCCACTCAATAAGCAACAAAATAAAAGAGCATCATTGCAGGGTTCTGTTTATTGGATGGCTCCCGAAGTAGTCAAACAAGCAGCCACAACAGAAAAGGCTGACATATGGTCTACTGGCTGTGTCGTTATAGAAATGTTCACAGGTAGACATCCGTTCCCAGATTTCTCGCAAATGCAAgccatcttcaagattGGTACTAGTACTGCGCCCGAGATACCTTCATGGGCCACAGATGAGAGTAAAAGCTTCCTCGAAAAGACCTTCTTGTTGGACTACAAGAAGAGACCTGGTGCAGCAGACCTGTTACAGCATCCCTGGCTCGATGCCCACCTCATATAA
- the ERG25 gene encoding methylsterol monooxygenase (similar to Saccharomyces cerevisiae ERG25 (YGR060W); ancestral locus Anc_4.206): MSAVFSNATLCELIRENTYSKTLQNVYQLQPQLNVMEKYWAAWYTYMNNDVLATGLMFFLLHEVMYFTRSLPWFIIDQIPYFRKWKIQPTKIPSAKEQWHCLKSVVLSHFLVEAIPIWTFHPMCEKLGISVQVPFPSLTTMCLEIGLFFFLEDMWHYWAHRLFHYGVFYKYIHKQHHRYAAPFGLSAEYAHPAETMSLGFGTVGMPILYVMYTGKLHLFTLCVWITLRLFQAVDSHSGYDFPWSLNKFLPFWAGAEHHDLHHHYFIGNYASSFRWWDFCLDTEAGPEAKAAREERMKLKAESNAKKNE, encoded by the coding sequence ATGTCTGCTGTGTTTAGTAACGCAACGTTGTGCGAACTCATTCGTGAGAACACTTACTCTAAGACGTTGCAAAATGTTTATCAATTGCAACCACAATTGAATGTGATGGAAAAATACTGGGCTGCATGGTACACTTATATGAACAACGATGTGCTAGCGACTGGTTTAATGTTTTTCCTACTTCACGAAGTTATGTATTTCACAAGAAGTTTGCCATGGttcatcattgatcaaataccATATTTTAGGAAATGGAAGATACAACCAACAAAGATTCCAAGTGCCAAGGAACAATGGCACTGTCTAAAATCTGTTGTGCTATCCCATTTCTTAGTCGAAGCTATTCCAATCTGGACTTTCCATCCAATGTGTGAGAAACTCGGTATCTCCGTTCAAGTCCCATTCCCATCTTTGACTACCATGTGTCTAGAGATTGGTttgtttttcttcttagagGATATGTGGCATTACTGGGCTCACCGTCTGTTCCATTACGGTGTCTTTTACAAGTACATTCACAAGCAACATCACAGATATGCGGCTCCATTTGGTCTATCTGCAGAATATGCTCATCCTGCTGAGACCATGTCTTTGGGTTTCGGTACTGTTGGTATGCCAATCCTTTACGTCATGTACACTGGTAAACTACATCTGTTCACCCTTTGTGTATGGATTACTTTGAGACTTTTCCAAGCCGTTGACTCTCACTCCGGTTATGATTTCCCATGgtctttgaacaaatttctACCATTCTGGGCCGGTGCTGAGCACCATGATCTACACCATCATTACTTTATTGGTAACTACGCATCGTCTTTCAGATGGTGGGATTTCTGCTTGGACACTGAAGCTGGTCCAGAGGCAAAGGCTGccagagaagaaagaatgaaattAAAGGCTGAATCTAACGCTAAGAAGAATGAATAG
- the NMD4 gene encoding Nmd4p (similar to Saccharomyces cerevisiae NMD4 (YLR363C); ancestral locus Anc_4.205), protein MNTYNFILEASSFEKGLGNIKRWCLECPKSTKLRLYMPTFTLNELDFLRYKRKSFVARESLKFIDSIDHRTENPEIIIEFPEILDIISWSEVLDFVSENPGDVDTLNRLPRRLKNLIKSCLYKCQFDDGMDGLRWILITEDPQVRSLANICRIPWCSLVDADSALTKEMNVKQYKESERFNELMVKNGIKEETSQYGQRVVKTTFESTVYAPRGRGELWSP, encoded by the coding sequence ATGAATACTTATAATTTTATCCTCGaggcttcttcctttgagAAAGGGCTGGGGAATATCAAGAGATGGTGTTTGGAATGCCCCAAGAGCACGAAATTAAGACTTTATATGCCTACTTTCACTTTGAATGAATTGGATTTCTTAAGATACAAACGGAAGAGTTTTGTGGCTCGtgagtctttgaaattcatcgatAGTATTGATCATAGGACGGAAAACCCTGAGATTATTATTGAGTTCCCAGAAATTTTGGATATTATTTCATGGTCAGAAGTGCTGGATTTTGTTAGTGAAAACCCCGGGGATGTCGATACATTGAACAGGTTACCTAGAAGactgaagaatttgatcaagagTTGTCTGTACAAGTGCCAATTTGACGACGGTATGGATGGCTTGAGATGGATTTTGATCACTGAGGATCCTCAAGTGAGAAGTCTTGCTAACATTTGCAGAATTCCGTGGTGTTCCTTAGTTGACGCAGATTCTGCCTTGACTAAAGAGATGAACGTTAAGCAGTACAAGGAAAGCGAAAGATTCAATGAGCTTATGGTCAAGAATGGTattaaagaagagacaagCCAATATGGCCAAAGGGTGGTTAAAACCACTTTCGAGAGTACCGTTTATGCACCCAGAGGGCGCGGTGAGCTTTGGTCTCCATGA
- the PEF1 gene encoding Pef1p (similar to Saccharomyces cerevisiae PEF1 (YGR058W); ancestral locus Anc_4.203): MQLYATPKEAMRETKRRMDEEKLRRQQKYEMKMGRGTRVDPDKHIPPTPLPPMAYNNSAPVTQSNMGPYYDPRYENRKSAPSQINLPPNSRQSPTNRVPSRVRPPNIPTQPPTRATPPPQRIVSSPATTSSPTTVGSRNSMDTMEDTRDIQIAMQLFLNHDYKNKGRLTAEELQNLLQNDDNTHFCISAVDALINLFGASRFGTINQSEFVSLYKRVKNWRKVYVDNDINGSFTISVSEFHNSLQELGYLVPFEVSERLFDQYAEFINQSVNGKELKFDKFVEALVWLMRLTKCFRKYDLNQEGIATIQYKDFIDQTLYLGRFLPR, translated from the coding sequence ATGCAGCTTTATGCAACTCCGAAGGAGGCCATGAGGGAGACTAAACGTCGAATGGATGAGGAAAAGCTGAGAAGACAGCAGAAATATGAAATGAAGATGGGCCGAGGTACAAGAGTAGATCCCGATAAGCATATACCTCCGACACCTTTACCTCCGATGGCCTATAATAATAGTGCTCCAGTGACTCAAAGCAATATGGGGCCATATTATGATCCAAGATATGAAAACAGAAAATCAGCGCCATCTCAAATAAACCTTCCTCCTAACTCAAGGCAAAGCCCGACAAATCGAGTACCTAGTAGGGTTAGACCGCCCAATATTCCAACGCAACCTCCAACTAGGGCGACTCCACCACCACAACGTATAGTAAGCTCACCAGCGACAACAAGCAGTCCGACTACTGTTGGCTCTAGGAACTCTATGGACACAATGGAGGACACCAGGGATATCCAGATAGCAATGCAATTATTTTTGAACCACGATTATAAGAATAAAGGTAGGCTAACAGCAGAGGAACTACAAAACCTATTACAAAATGATGACAATACTCATTTTTGCATATCGGCAGTTGATGCCCTGATAAACTTATTCGGCGCTTCACGATTTGGGACCATCAACCAGAGTGAGTTCGTCTCGCTTTACAAAAGAGTTAAGAATTGGCGAAAGGTTTATGTCGACAACGATATAAATGGATCATTTACGATATCTGTGAGTGAGTTCCATAACTCCTTACAGGAACTTGGATACTTGGTACCTTTTGAAGTTAGCGAAAGGCTATTTGACCAATATGCAGAATTTATTAACCAGAGCGTTAATGGGAAGgagttgaaatttgataaatttgttgaagccCTAGTGTGGCTCATGAGGCTGACAAAGTGTTTTAGGAAGTATGACCTGAACCAGGAAGGTATAGCGACAATCCAATACAAAGACTTTATCGATCAAACGTTATATCTGGGTAGATTTCTGCCTCGCTAG
- the TDEL0E01720 gene encoding uncharacterized protein (similar to Saccharomyces cerevisiae YLR361C-A; ancestral locus Anc_4.201) yields MSSDKSQETGQNSQNSASDEPSDHKLKLHSRRHNHPKEFDADKLRKPHTVVHGLGRPGLGEIPGGNAGGLLRNDRRPEAPSQKNSSAGE; encoded by the coding sequence ATGAGTAGCGACAAATCACAGGAGACTGGCcaaaattctcaaaatAGTGCAAGCGATGAGCCATCGGATCACAAGTTAAAGTTGCACTCCAGAAGACATAACCACCCTAAAGAGTTCGACGCAGATAAGCTAAGAAAACCTCATACAGTGGTACATGGTTTAGGCAGGCCTGGTTTAGGTGAGATTCCGGGCGGGAATGCTGGTGGACTACTAAGGAACGACCGCAGACCAGAGGCTCCCAGCCAGAAGAACTCCAGTGCTGGGGAATGA
- the ADE6 gene encoding phosphoribosylformylglycinamidine synthase (similar to Saccharomyces cerevisiae ADE6 (YGR061C); ancestral locus Anc_4.207) → MSVKILVGPVALPQFRVDNLIEEINQYTNSTAIINEVRSCYVHYVDVKGDGELSTEDYKRLEALLTYDNALDIENDELSKVLHDAVVENVSGTSLEKDTYLIRIAPRKGTISPWSSKATNITSVCNLDDKVNRVERGLALLINTIPGFPLLENLNDESLKPVFDRMTQHLYLESPPTGDDLFLHDSPRPLVHVPLVSGRSKSSPKEILEKANVDLGLALDRGEMEYLVQAFVETLKRDPTDVELFMFAQVNSEHCRHKIFNADWTIDGLKKKFTLFQMIRNTHKLTPDFTLSAYSDNAAVLDTDNEAYHYAPDFSTKKWTAKKENVPMLIKVETHNHPTAVSPFPGASTGSGGEIRDEGATGRGSKSKCGLSGFSVSDLLIPFHHQPWELDIGKPSHIASALDIMIEAPLGSAAFNNEFGRPCINGYFRTLTTKVKNSQGKEEIRGFHKPIMIAGGFGAVRPQFVLKDKPITPGSQLIVLGGQSMLIGLGGGAASSLAAGEGSADLDFASVQRGNPEMERRCQQVIDACVALGEKSPIQSIHDVGAGGLSNALPELVHDNDLGAVFDIRKVLSLEPGMSPMEIWCNESQERYVLGVAPNDLAVFEEICRRERAPYSVVGTATAEQRLIVEDPLLGETPIDLEMPILFGKPPKMSREATTAELQLPEADLSAVLAIGDAVERVLRLPAVGSKSFLVTIGDRTVTGLIDRDQFVGPWQVPVADVGVTATSLGPSIVKTGEALAMGEKPVNALISAAASAKLSVAESLLNLFAADVKSLKHVKLSANWMSPASHEGEGAKLYEAVQALGIDLCPALGISVPVGKDSMSMKMKWDDKEVTAPLSLDITAFSPVFNTSNTWTPLLNKDVEDTVLVLVDLAALQEKKSMGGSALLQVYSQVGNDSPTVHDNSVLKGFLTGLLELHKTNIVLSYHDRSDGGLLVTLLEMAFASRCGLATMVKASSLEEVLVELFNEELGAVFQVTQSNLDEFRKIWERNGVSADYVSVVGRPDFSSQAIRIIGSEGKHLYESTRGDLQQIWSSTSFEMQKLRDNPKSAEEEFYAIKDDKDPGLHYALTYDPSDDLKIGAQLSSVRPNVAILREQGVNGQMEMAWCFEQAGFTSIDVTMTDLLEGRVHLDDFVGIAACGGFSYGDVLGAGAGWAKSVLYHEGLRAQFVKFFQEREDTFAFGACNGCQFLSRLKEIIPGCENWPSFDRNASTQYEARVAMLQVFQDNDQTESIFLNGMLGSKLPIAVAHGEGKATFASKDQQDAFESQGLCGLRYIDNHGNVTQRFPYNPNGSANGIAGVKSPNGRVLAMMPHPERVCRLEANSWYPAEKYEEWGGYGPWIRLFRSARKWVG, encoded by the coding sequence ATGTCCGTCAAAATATTGGTCGGTCCAGTCGCTCTGCCTCAGTTCAGGGTCGACAACCTTATCGAAGAAATAAACCAGTACACTAACAGTACTGCGATAATCAATGAAGTTCGTTCCTGCTACGTTCACTATGTGGATGTCAAAGGTGATGGTGAATTGTCCACTGAAGATTACAAACGTTTGGAAGCACTATTGACTTATGATAATGCTTTGGACATCgaaaatgatgaactttCTAAGGTTTTACACGATGCAGTAGTAGAAAATGTCTCTGGAACCTCGTTGGAAAAGGATACTTACCTTATTAGAATTGCTCCAAGAAAAGGTACTATTTCTCCATGGTCCTCTAAAGCCACTAACATCACTTCGGTCTGTAATCTAGACGACAAAGTTAATCGTGTGGAAAGAGGTCTAGCTTTGCTGATCAATACTATTCCAGGTTTCCCACTCTTGGAGAATCTAAACGatgaatctttgaagccaGTTTTTGATAGAATGACTCAACATTTGTACCTTGAATCTCCACCTACTGGCGATGATTTGTTCCTACATGATTCTCCAAGACCTCTAGTACATGTTCCATTGGTCTCAGGCCGTTCCAAATCCTCTCCAAAGgagattttggagaaaGCTAACGTCGACTTGGGTTTGGCTCTCGATCGCGGTGAAATGGAATATTTAGTTCAAGCTTTCGtcgaaactttgaaaagagatCCAACTGACGTTGAACTATTCATGTTTGCTCAGGTCAATTCTGAGCATTGTCGTCACAAGATTTTCAATGCTGACTGGACTATTGATGGGcttaagaagaaatttacACTGTTCCAAATGATTAGGAATACGCATAAATTAACCCCAGACTTTACTTTGAGTGCTTATTCCGATAACGCAGCGGTCCTGGATACTGACAATGAGGCTTATCACTACGCCCCAGACTTTTCTACCAAGAAGTGGACCgcaaagaaggaaaatgTTCCTATGTTGATCAAAGTGGAAACACACAACCACCCAACTGCAGTTTCACCATTCCCAGGTGCTTCCACTGGTTCTGGTGGTGAAATCAGAGATGAAGGTGCCACTGGTAGAGGTTCTAAATCAAAGTGTGGTTTGAGTGGTTTCTCCGTTAGTGATCTTTTAATCCCATTTCACCACCAACCTTGGGAACTGGATATCGGTAAACCATCTCATATTGCCTCTGCTTTGGATATCATGATCGAAGCCCCTCTAGGTTCTGCCGCTTTCAACAACGAATTCGGCAGACCATGTATCAATGGTTACTTCAGAACATTAACCACTAAGGTCAAAAACAGTCAAggtaaagaagaaatcagaGGCTTCCATAAACCAATTATGATTGCCGGTGGTTTTGGTGCCGTCAGACCCCAatttgtcttgaaagacAAGCCTATCACTCCTGGCTCTCAATTGATCGTGCTAGGTGGCCAGTCAATGTTGATTGGTCTTGGTGGTGGTGCTGCTTCTTCCCTGGCTGCGGGTGAAGGTTCAGCTGATTTAGATTTTGCTTCTGTTCAAAGAGGTAACCCAGAAATGGAGCGTCGTTGTCAACAAGTCATTGACGCCTGTGTGGCCTTGGGAGAAAAGAGTCCAATTCAATCTATTCATGATGTTGGTGCAGGTGGCCTTTCAAACGCACTACCTGAATTGGTTCACGATAACGATTTAGGTGCCGTTTTTGATATCAGAAAGGTTTTATCACTAGAGCCAGGTATGTCTCCAATGGAAATCTGGTGTAATGAGTCTCAAGAACGTTATGTTTTGGGTGTTGCACCAAATGATTTGGCAGTCTTCGAAGAGATCTgtagaagagaaagagctCCTTATTCCGTCGTTGGTACCGCTACTGCTGAACAAAGGCtaattgttgaagatccTTTGCTAGGGGAGACTCCTATCGATCTTGAGATGCCAATCTTGTTTGGcaaaccaccaaagatgTCTAGAGAAGCTACCACTGCCGAACTTCAACTACCAGAGGCCGATTTAAGCGCTGTTTTGGCCATCGGGGATGCAGTTGAGAGGGTCTTGCGTCTACCAGCTGTCGGTTCCAAGTCTTTCTTGGTTACTATTGGTGACAGAACTGTTACCGGTTTGATTGACAGAGACCAATTTGTCGGTCCATGGCAAGTTCCAGTCGCAGATGTTGGTGTTACTGCAACTTCTCTCGGCCCTTCCATTGTTAAGACTGGTGAAGCCTTGGCAATGGGTGAGAAGCCAGTAAACGCTTTGATCTCAGCTGCTGCTTCTGCCAAGTTGTCTGTTGCAGAGTCTTTGCTAAACTTGTTCGCTGCTGACGTCAAGTCACTAAAACATGTCAAACTGTCTGCCAACTGGATGTCGCCTGCATCTCATGAGGGAGAAGGTGCTAAGCTGTATGAAGCTGTCCAGGCTTTAGGTATTGATTTATGTCCAGCTCTTGGAATTTCCGTACCTGTTGGTAAGGACTCCAtgtcgatgaagatgaaatgggATGACAAGGAAGTCACCGCTCCTCTATCCTTGGATATTACTGCTTTCTCTCCAGTGTTCAACACCTCCAACACATGGACTcctttgttgaacaaagacGTCGAAGATACCGTTTTAGTACTTGTCGATCTCGCTGCTTTGCAAGAAAAGAAATCGATGGGTGGTTCTGCTTTGTTACAAGTCTACAGTCAAGTTGGTAACGACTCTCCTACTGTTCATGACAACAGTGTTTTGAAGGGTTTCCTCACAGGTTTGTTAGAGCTTCACAAAACCAACATTGTGCTGTCTTACCACGATAGATCTGATGGTGGTCTGTTAGTAACATTATTGGAAATGGCATTTGCCTCAAGATGTGGTTTGGCTACTATGGTTAAAGCATCTTCTCTCGAAGAAGTCTTGGttgaattgttcaatgaaGAGCTAGGTGCTGTCTTCCAAGTCACACAATCGAACTTGGATGAGTTCAGGAAGATCTGGGAGCGCAACGGTGTTTCTGCTGATTACGTCTCCGTTGTTGGTAGACCTGACTTCAGCTCTCAAGCTATCAGAATCATTGGCAGCGAAGGTAAGCATCTATACGAAAGCACTAGAGGTGACTTGCAACAAATTTGGAGTTCTACCTCATTTGAAATGCAAAAGCTAAGAGATAATCCAAAGAGCGCTGAAGAGGAATTTTATGCAATCAAGGATGACAAAGATCCAGGTCTTCACTACGCCTTGACTTACGATCCAAGTGATGATCTCAAGATTGGTGCACAACTTTCAAGTGTGAGACCAAACGTTGCCATCTTGAGAGAACAAGGTGTGAACGGTCAAATGGAGATGGCATGGTGTTTCGAGCAAGCAGGTTTCACATCTATCGATGTTACCATGACCGATTTATTGGAGGGCAGAGTTCACCTAGATGACTTCGTCGGTATCGCCGCTTGTGGTGGTTTCTCTTATGGTGATGTTCTTGGGGCCGGTGCCGGTTGGGCTAAGTCGGTTTTGTACCACGAAGGTCTACGTGCTCAATTCgtcaagttcttccaagaaagagaagacaCTTTCGCCTTCGGTGCCTGTAACGGTTGTCAGTTCTTGAGTAGATTGAAAGAGATCATTCCAGGCTGTGAAAACTGGCCAAGCTTTGATAGAAATGCCAGTACACAATACGAAGCTCGTGTTGCTATGCTTCAAGTTTTCCAGGATAACGACCAAACTGAAAGtatcttcttgaatggtATGCTAGGTTCCAAACTACCTATCGCTGTAGCACACGGTGAAGGTAAGGCCACATTCGCATCTAAGGATCAGCAAGATGCCTTCGAAAGCCAAGGACTTTGCGGCTTGAGATACATTGACAATCACGGTAATGTGACTCAAAGATTCCCTTACAATCCAAATGGTTCGGCAAACGGTATTGCCGGTGTGAAGTCTCCAAACGGAAGAGTCTTGGCCATGATGCCTCATCCAGAGAGAGTTTGCAGATTAGAAGCTAACTCTTGGTATCCAGCTGAGAAGTACGAGGAATGGGGCGGTTACGGTCCATGGATTCGTCTATTCAGATCAGCAAGAAAATGGGTTGGTTAA